A region from the Aegilops tauschii subsp. strangulata cultivar AL8/78 chromosome 5, Aet v6.0, whole genome shotgun sequence genome encodes:
- the LOC109765256 gene encoding eukaryotic translation initiation factor 5A-4 isoform X1, with the protein MSDSEEHQFESKADAGASKTYPQQAGTIRKNGYIVIKNRPCKVILDVPLKCLPCRVVEVSTSKTGKHGHAKCHFVAIDIFTGKKLEDIVPSSHNCDVPHVNRTEYQLIDISEDGFVSLLTDNGNTKDDLKLPTDETLLGQIKDGFAEGKDLVVSVMSAMGEEQINALKDIGHK; encoded by the exons ATGTCGGACAGCGAAGAGCACCAGTTCGAGTCGAAGGCAGACGCCGGCGCTTCCAAGACCTACCCGCAGCAGGCCGGCACCATTCGCAAGAACGGCTACATCGTCATCAAGAACCGCCCCTGCAAG GTGATACTGGATGTTCCCTTGAAATGTCTACCTTGTAGG GTTGTGGAGGTTTCAACATCTAAAACCGGGAAGCATGGTCATGCTAAGTGCCACTTTGTTGCTATTGATATCTTCACCGGCAAGAAACTTGAAGATATTGTGCCATCTTCTCACAACTGTGAT GTTCCTCATGTGAATCGCACAGAATACCAGCTCATTGATATATCTGAGGATGGATTT GTGAGTCTGCTGACTGATAATGGTAACACCAAAGATGACCTCAAGCTCCCAACTGATGAAACCCTCCTTGGCCAG ATCAAGGATGGGTTTGCTGAAGGGAAGGACCTGGTGGTGTCTGTCATGTCCGCCATGGGAGAGGAGCAGATTAATGCGCTCAAGGACATCGGCCACAAGTAA
- the LOC109765256 gene encoding eukaryotic translation initiation factor 5A-4 isoform X2: MSDSEEHQFESKADAGASKTYPQQAGTIRKNGYIVIKNRPCKVVEVSTSKTGKHGHAKCHFVAIDIFTGKKLEDIVPSSHNCDVPHVNRTEYQLIDISEDGFVSLLTDNGNTKDDLKLPTDETLLGQIKDGFAEGKDLVVSVMSAMGEEQINALKDIGHK; the protein is encoded by the exons ATGTCGGACAGCGAAGAGCACCAGTTCGAGTCGAAGGCAGACGCCGGCGCTTCCAAGACCTACCCGCAGCAGGCCGGCACCATTCGCAAGAACGGCTACATCGTCATCAAGAACCGCCCCTGCAAG GTTGTGGAGGTTTCAACATCTAAAACCGGGAAGCATGGTCATGCTAAGTGCCACTTTGTTGCTATTGATATCTTCACCGGCAAGAAACTTGAAGATATTGTGCCATCTTCTCACAACTGTGAT GTTCCTCATGTGAATCGCACAGAATACCAGCTCATTGATATATCTGAGGATGGATTT GTGAGTCTGCTGACTGATAATGGTAACACCAAAGATGACCTCAAGCTCCCAACTGATGAAACCCTCCTTGGCCAG ATCAAGGATGGGTTTGCTGAAGGGAAGGACCTGGTGGTGTCTGTCATGTCCGCCATGGGAGAGGAGCAGATTAATGCGCTCAAGGACATCGGCCACAAGTAA